The proteins below are encoded in one region of Thermosipho atlanticus DSM 15807:
- a CDS encoding DUF47 domain-containing protein, giving the protein MKRFIDRLFPEISPTKLLSKHADYCFQASKLIPEIISSYFQGKDILSFSEKIDEYESEADTIKVKLREIYTKLRWSYFDRIDALEIIHNQDAIIDAVDDFVKVLTMNKVENCPEKIQEKIKKLGNFVLESIKLMKSSVDELKFVVESDFAPEEISKEDDITYSVEADESSTDSLGIEIGKALFELKSEMNPVDIIFLNNIVILLMKISDKAENVVERIRMIIR; this is encoded by the coding sequence ATGAAAAGATTTATCGATCGGTTGTTCCCTGAAATTTCACCTACAAAGTTATTAAGTAAGCACGCAGATTATTGTTTTCAAGCTAGCAAATTAATTCCAGAAATAATATCTTCTTATTTCCAAGGCAAAGATATTTTAAGTTTCTCTGAAAAAATTGATGAGTACGAATCCGAAGCAGACACAATTAAAGTTAAGTTACGAGAGATATATACAAAACTTAGGTGGAGCTATTTTGATAGAATTGATGCTCTTGAGATAATTCATAACCAAGATGCAATTATTGATGCAGTAGATGATTTCGTAAAAGTACTTACTATGAATAAAGTTGAAAATTGTCCTGAAAAGATTCAGGAAAAAATAAAAAAACTTGGAAATTTTGTCCTTGAATCAATTAAATTAATGAAATCTTCCGTAGACGAATTGAAATTCGTCGTTGAATCAGATTTTGCACCAGAAGAAATCTCAAAAGAGGATGACATTACATATAGTGTCGAAGCTGATGAAAGTTCAACTGATTCTTTAGGTATTGAGATTGGAAAAGCTCTTTTTGAATTAAAAAGTGAAATGAATCCGGTTGATATTATTTTTTTAAACAACATTGTAATTTTACTAATGAAAATCTCCGACAAAGCTGAAAATGTAGTTGAAAGAATAAGAATGATAATTAGATAA
- the polA gene encoding DNA polymerase I has protein sequence MAKMFLFDGTGLVYRAFYALDRSLKTSTGLHTNAVYGLTKMIIKFLKKHINTGKDACAFVLDSKGGSTFRKQIMETYKANRPETPDLLLEQIPYIVEMIEALGIKVLKIPGYEADDIIATMTMKFSKEFEEINIVTGDKDLLQLVKDNVFVWRVEKGITDIVLYTKEKVYEKYGIYPNQFVDYLALVGDPIDNIPGVKGIGKKTAVSLLKKFGNIENIVKNINKLTPKLKDTLEKNRNDLEKSLEVAKLLVDAPINLKKEEFIYNGYNPSKLLETLKKFEFSSVIRELNLYSNESVLNYSVVNDETKLRKLKKELDTIRTFSIDSETTSLDPFDSKMVGISIATSEGKAYYIPVSHKSGQNVEYNKVIEFLKTLLESENYNIVGQNLKYDYKIFKVHGIEPKVPHFDTMIAAYLLNPNEKKFNLEELALKFLGYKMTSFDEVVNATTPLFSNDFSYVPIEKAAKYSCEDADITYRLFRKLSRTIFEKKLDKLFHEIELPLINVLAEMEINGVYFDKNYLENLSNEYGEKIRNLQEQIYEIAGEQFNLNSSKQVAHILFEKLNIPTVKKTNKGSFSTDAEVLEILSGEYEIAKLILEYRKLQKLKSTYLDTLPKEINPKTGRIHSSFHQTGTATGRLSSSEPNLQNLPTRSEEGKEIRKAIRPQFDDWWIVGADYSQIELRILAHVSEDKNLIEAFNQNLDIHSITAAKIFGISESFVTEQMRRIGKMVNFAIVYGISPYGLSKRIGLSVSETKKIIDNYFKFYSGVFKYIKNIKEFAKQHGYVETLFGRKREVPQLRSSNGNIRNEGERIAINTPIQGTAADIIKIAMIRIYEQIKRNKLKSKMILQVHDELVFEVPDNELEIMKKIIKNEMENAVKLKVPLSIELYQGKEWE, from the coding sequence ATGGCAAAGATGTTTCTATTTGATGGAACTGGGTTAGTCTACAGAGCTTTTTATGCATTAGACCGTTCTTTAAAAACATCTACAGGATTACACACAAATGCAGTATACGGTTTGACAAAAATGATAATAAAGTTTTTAAAAAAACACATTAATACTGGAAAGGATGCTTGTGCGTTTGTTCTTGATTCTAAAGGTGGAAGTACCTTTAGAAAACAAATAATGGAAACTTACAAAGCAAATAGACCTGAAACCCCTGATTTACTTTTGGAACAAATCCCATACATAGTGGAGATGATCGAGGCGCTTGGAATAAAAGTGTTAAAAATTCCTGGATATGAAGCCGATGATATAATTGCTACAATGACCATGAAATTTTCTAAAGAATTTGAAGAAATCAATATAGTTACTGGAGATAAAGATTTACTACAACTTGTTAAAGACAACGTTTTTGTTTGGAGAGTAGAAAAAGGAATTACTGATATCGTTCTCTACACCAAAGAAAAAGTTTATGAAAAATATGGCATTTACCCCAACCAATTTGTAGATTATCTTGCACTCGTTGGTGATCCTATAGACAATATTCCTGGTGTAAAAGGAATTGGCAAAAAAACAGCTGTTTCCCTATTAAAAAAATTTGGAAATATTGAAAATATTGTTAAAAATATCAACAAACTAACACCAAAATTAAAAGATACTCTTGAAAAAAATCGAAATGATCTCGAAAAAAGTCTGGAAGTTGCTAAACTTTTGGTTGACGCTCCTATAAATTTAAAAAAAGAGGAATTCATCTATAATGGCTATAACCCCAGCAAATTACTTGAAACACTTAAAAAATTTGAATTTTCAAGTGTTATTAGGGAATTAAATCTTTACAGTAATGAAAGTGTTTTAAATTATTCAGTCGTAAACGACGAAACGAAACTTCGTAAATTAAAAAAAGAATTAGATACGATACGTACTTTTTCGATTGACAGTGAAACTACTTCTCTGGATCCATTTGACTCAAAAATGGTCGGTATCTCTATTGCAACTTCTGAAGGAAAAGCCTATTACATACCTGTCAGTCACAAATCAGGCCAAAACGTAGAGTATAACAAAGTTATTGAATTTTTAAAAACTCTACTTGAATCGGAAAATTACAATATTGTAGGTCAAAATCTCAAATATGATTACAAAATTTTTAAAGTTCATGGTATTGAACCAAAAGTTCCACATTTTGATACAATGATAGCGGCATACTTGTTAAACCCAAATGAAAAAAAATTCAATCTTGAGGAACTTGCTTTAAAATTCTTAGGATATAAAATGACTTCTTTCGATGAAGTTGTTAATGCTACAACACCTTTGTTTTCCAACGATTTTTCTTATGTTCCTATTGAGAAAGCGGCAAAATACTCATGTGAAGACGCGGATATTACTTATAGATTATTTAGAAAATTAAGCAGAACAATTTTTGAAAAAAAACTTGACAAACTTTTCCATGAAATTGAGTTGCCTTTAATAAACGTATTGGCAGAAATGGAGATTAATGGTGTTTATTTTGATAAAAATTATCTAGAAAACCTCTCAAATGAATATGGTGAAAAGATTAGAAACCTTCAAGAACAAATCTATGAAATTGCAGGTGAACAATTTAACTTAAACTCTTCCAAGCAGGTTGCACACATTCTTTTTGAAAAATTAAATATACCAACAGTTAAGAAGACTAACAAAGGAAGTTTCTCAACTGATGCCGAAGTACTTGAGATTCTCTCTGGTGAATACGAAATTGCAAAATTAATTTTAGAATATAGGAAACTTCAAAAGCTTAAAAGTACTTACCTGGATACTTTGCCAAAGGAAATTAATCCTAAAACAGGACGAATACATTCAAGTTTCCACCAAACAGGAACAGCAACAGGAAGATTAAGTAGCTCAGAACCAAACTTACAAAATCTTCCAACTAGAAGTGAAGAAGGAAAAGAAATCAGAAAAGCAATTAGACCTCAATTTGACGATTGGTGGATAGTTGGCGCTGATTATTCACAAATTGAGTTGAGGATTCTCGCACATGTAAGTGAGGATAAAAATTTAATTGAAGCATTTAATCAAAATTTAGATATTCATAGTATAACTGCAGCAAAAATTTTCGGTATCTCGGAAAGCTTTGTCACTGAACAAATGAGAAGAATAGGGAAAATGGTCAATTTTGCTATCGTTTATGGCATTTCACCATATGGTCTTTCTAAAAGAATCGGTTTAAGTGTTTCCGAGACTAAAAAAATAATTGATAATTATTTTAAATTTTATTCTGGGGTTTTCAAATATATTAAAAATATAAAAGAATTTGCTAAACAACACGGATATGTTGAAACTTTGTTTGGCAGAAAAAGGGAAGTTCCACAATTAAGATCATCTAACGGAAACATAAGAAATGAAGGGGAAAGAATAGCAATTAACACACCAATTCAAGGCACTGCTGCAGATATTATAAAAATAGCTATGATAAGAATTTACGAACAAATTAAAAGAAATAAATTAAAAAGCAAAATGATTTTGCAAGTTCACGATGAATTAGTATTTGAAGTACCAGATAACGAATTAGAAATTATGAAAAAAATTATAAAAAATGAAATGGAAAATGCTGTAAAATTAAAAGTTCCACTTTCAATAGAATTATACCAAGGAAAAGAGTGGGAATGA
- the ispD gene encoding 2-C-methyl-D-erythritol 4-phosphate cytidylyltransferase, translating into MVVAVLLFGGKGERFDKNTPKQFFNLSGKLIIEHTIEKFLIPDIDFIVVVTNSNYLEKTKDIVKKYTSKKEIYIIEGGKCREESTFKALKFLKNKMKKNDIVLVHDGARPFVTTEIIINNIKKAEYFGAAVTAIPSENTIGIVEENLLMDFPNRNSVYIIQTPQSFKFEIIFDSFLKKQPFLCTFTDDSSIVKKSGYKVYITNGNKLNVKITTKEDIKLAKFLIWSESIERDL; encoded by the coding sequence ATGGTAGTTGCTGTTTTACTCTTTGGTGGTAAAGGTGAAAGATTTGATAAAAATACTCCTAAACAATTTTTCAACTTATCTGGAAAATTAATTATTGAACATACAATTGAAAAATTTTTAATCCCAGATATTGATTTTATTGTTGTAGTTACTAATTCAAATTATCTTGAAAAAACCAAAGATATTGTTAAAAAATACACATCAAAAAAAGAAATATACATTATAGAAGGTGGAAAGTGTAGAGAAGAATCAACTTTCAAAGCTTTAAAATTTTTGAAAAATAAAATGAAAAAAAATGATATTGTTTTAGTCCACGATGGTGCAAGGCCGTTTGTAACAACTGAGATAATAATTAATAATATTAAAAAAGCTGAATACTTTGGTGCTGCTGTTACTGCCATCCCTTCTGAAAACACAATTGGAATTGTTGAAGAGAATTTACTCATGGATTTTCCAAATCGTAATAGCGTCTATATTATTCAAACACCACAAAGCTTTAAATTCGAAATCATTTTTGATTCATTTTTAAAAAAACAACCATTTTTATGTACTTTTACCGATGATTCTTCAATTGTAAAAAAATCAGGATACAAAGTATATATTACAAATGGTAATAAATTAAATGTAAAGATCACTACGAAAGAAGATATCAAATTAGCAAAATTTTTAATATGGAGTGAGTCTATTGAAAGGGATTTATAA
- a CDS encoding lysylphosphatidylglycerol synthase transmembrane domain-containing protein codes for MKGIYKKVFLSLIISFSIIIILQLIFSKNYNIFLIFKFPLDILIFDFFLLCLIYLVNAFRLQIMLIFFNYKIPFSESFKNIFFGAFFTFITPMSIGGQPYQIYHLIKNKVKGEDATNIIISKTLEISFVILFLDLIFIKKVLKIMPKSFGLSVILIGFFIGLAISTSIILSFFNRKLLKKFLLFLIKIFKLQYTETEVDNWIDNLQNSIKTLWLKNPWLLFVDMSLYFITTLLYNSILYSIIKYYYQTNISFFTLLGILVMMNTVAYYVPTPGSSGGIESTYQIVFSELFGNANAINIITIYRLVTFYIPLILGTIFFTITGKKDKIVKENGGE; via the coding sequence TTGAAAGGGATTTATAAGAAAGTTTTTTTGTCGCTAATAATAAGCTTTTCAATAATTATAATATTACAGCTAATTTTTTCAAAAAACTATAACATTTTCTTAATTTTTAAATTTCCATTAGACATCCTCATATTCGACTTTTTTCTTCTATGTTTAATTTATTTGGTAAATGCATTTAGATTACAAATAATGTTAATCTTTTTCAATTATAAAATCCCATTTTCGGAGTCTTTTAAAAATATTTTTTTTGGTGCATTTTTTACATTTATTACTCCTATGTCTATAGGTGGACAACCATACCAGATCTATCATCTTATTAAAAACAAAGTAAAAGGAGAAGATGCTACTAATATTATCATTTCTAAAACCCTCGAAATATCTTTCGTGATATTATTCTTAGACTTGATTTTTATAAAAAAAGTACTAAAAATTATGCCAAAAAGTTTTGGATTATCGGTAATCCTTATTGGGTTCTTCATAGGTCTTGCAATTTCTACATCAATAATCTTGAGTTTTTTCAATCGAAAATTATTGAAAAAATTTTTGCTTTTTTTAATCAAAATTTTCAAACTACAATATACAGAAACAGAAGTAGATAACTGGATTGATAACCTACAAAATAGTATTAAAACACTTTGGCTAAAAAATCCTTGGCTTTTATTTGTAGATATGTCACTTTATTTCATTACCACACTTCTTTACAATTCTATCCTATATTCAATTATCAAATATTACTATCAAACTAACATTTCATTTTTCACATTGCTTGGAATCCTCGTTATGATGAATACAGTTGCATATTACGTGCCAACACCCGGCTCAAGCGGTGGAATTGAAAGCACTTACCAAATAGTATTTTCAGAACTATTTGGTAATGCAAATGCTATAAATATAATTACTATTTACAGACTCGTAACTTTTTATATTCCACTTATTTTAGGAACAATTTTCTTTACAATTACAGGAAAGAAAGATAAGATAGTAAAGGAAAATGGAGGTGAATAG
- the xseA gene encoding exodeoxyribonuclease VII large subunit, protein MDKIIEFKDLIELHEYVSKKIELSGLTNEHFRFFADVVRAKNHKTGIYINVSQPYSTKYGSRNIEITVYVPARLGSIILSRLNLKSANELVGKKWIFQGRLSFYKDRMSFTFYADTIAPVGDSEIEKRRKEILEELKIKNLLMTKTHELSELEPIKKIAIISSKTAAGYEDFLKNLTVPVIYKPIVHLYESPMQGAETASGIILALNRIKESKINYDVVVIVRGGGASSDLMYFDDLNLGIEIAKFNEYCPVLSGIGHERDFTIPDYVAWKRFATPTEVARAISKQIEDNIKKLDNNWREFEILMMNFFDKFERKTDESILQIISNSINSNLKILDKTSFENVKNIYQMINLAFTSFEKNISDDFITYLSNNINNEITNNIRSLDNFRTIFLQILTSEMSKKEEKLNEIFDSLLKKKEYAAILFGGAILRNDDKFIRSVKEVRIGEKIKAYLKDGSLNLKVINEKSHTKKKEEIDIYGGNTLFKL, encoded by the coding sequence ATGGATAAAATAATCGAATTTAAAGACTTAATTGAATTACATGAATATGTAAGCAAAAAAATTGAACTTTCTGGACTTACAAATGAACATTTTAGGTTCTTCGCTGATGTCGTAAGAGCCAAAAATCACAAAACAGGAATATATATAAATGTTTCTCAACCTTACTCAACAAAATACGGTTCTAGGAATATCGAAATTACTGTATATGTTCCTGCTAGACTTGGTAGTATAATCCTTTCACGCTTAAATCTCAAGAGTGCAAATGAATTAGTTGGAAAAAAATGGATTTTTCAAGGCCGATTATCATTTTATAAAGACAGAATGAGTTTTACTTTCTATGCTGACACGATTGCTCCTGTTGGAGACTCCGAAATCGAAAAAAGAAGAAAAGAAATTTTAGAAGAATTAAAAATTAAAAATCTTTTAATGACAAAAACACACGAACTCTCAGAACTAGAACCAATCAAAAAAATTGCAATTATTTCTTCAAAAACTGCAGCTGGATATGAAGACTTTTTGAAAAACCTGACTGTACCAGTAATATACAAACCTATAGTTCACTTATATGAATCACCAATGCAGGGTGCCGAAACCGCTTCTGGAATCATTTTAGCTTTAAATAGAATAAAAGAATCAAAAATTAATTACGATGTTGTTGTTATTGTTCGTGGCGGCGGTGCCAGTAGCGATTTAATGTATTTTGATGATTTAAACCTTGGAATTGAAATAGCAAAATTCAATGAATATTGCCCTGTTTTATCTGGAATAGGTCACGAAAGAGATTTTACTATCCCAGACTATGTAGCATGGAAAAGATTTGCTACACCTACAGAAGTAGCTAGAGCAATCTCAAAACAAATTGAAGATAATATTAAAAAATTAGATAACAACTGGCGAGAGTTCGAAATTTTGATGATGAACTTTTTTGATAAATTCGAAAGAAAAACCGATGAATCTATTTTGCAAATAATTAGTAACTCAATCAATTCAAACTTAAAAATACTAGACAAAACTTCATTTGAAAATGTGAAAAACATATATCAAATGATAAATTTAGCTTTCACTTCATTTGAAAAAAACATATCTGATGATTTTATTACCTATCTTTCTAACAACATAAATAATGAAATTACTAATAATATACGTTCCTTAGACAATTTTAGAACGATTTTCTTGCAAATCTTGACTTCTGAAATGTCAAAAAAAGAAGAAAAATTAAACGAGATTTTTGATTCTTTGTTAAAAAAGAAAGAATATGCGGCTATTCTTTTCGGGGGTGCAATTCTAAGAAATGATGACAAATTTATAAGGAGTGTGAAAGAAGTTAGAATTGGCGAAAAAATAAAAGCTTACCTAAAAGATGGTTCTCTAAATTTAAAAGTTATCAATGAAAAATCTCATACCAAGAAAAAGGAGGAAATAGATATATATGGAGGAAATACTTTATTTAAGTTATGA
- a CDS encoding endonuclease MutS2, translating to MEIVKYIDWELIFEEFKKLTFSNYGKEHLETLVNVKPNDLEYDYLQEILEILVSFGLPSFPKIFDIRPILEKIKNNSILNVDEIYQLRNFFLTVEDIKKNFKSTRYKFSFYISNLSNYSLLLNEIDRIFDENGKIKDSASTTLLNIRKNIKNLHLEIRKKIDSFATKNSNYLQDQIYTIRNDRYVFLLKSNARSKFQGVVHGSSSSGATLFFEPQEFIYLNDRIQILKSEEKIEIDKILRGLTTKIYEKYNNIMKDIKIVGHFDSLLARAKYAKNNKGIVVKPDGNYLKLVNARHPLIEKEKVVPITIDLPQDKKGLIITGPNTGGKTVTLKTISLFVFMAQKAFPILAETGTRIPNLKLFLDIGDAQNVVENLSTFSSHILRIVHALKNADENSLVIIDELGSGTDPFEGSALALSIIEELLEKNTKFIITTHLTSVKLYAMEHNEILTASMEFDIDTLKPTYKVLLNTPGASHAFEISKKLGLSDKIINRAERFLSQDHLKIENLIKSLNSKVSELEKKKEALEKLLKEYEILKENYEKKYNILKVKKIEELDDEIKSLYKEIRSAKKHLQLAMHSIKTKSENLLKKRLKILEKTQNNFKKLEDVIDELKNPSPPEELHVGMYVKLKDGTAIGKIIEQRSENKFLVDFNGLKVEIKKNKLVPTTPPTEDIFQPTIIPSKILDKNEIDLRGKTVEEALELLDKFIDDLILSDFKYGYIIHGKGTGSLASNVWNYLRKDDRVKNYRFGRPSEGGIGVTYIEV from the coding sequence ATGGAAATCGTAAAGTATATTGATTGGGAGTTAATATTTGAGGAATTCAAAAAACTCACTTTTTCAAATTACGGTAAAGAACATTTAGAAACATTAGTAAATGTCAAGCCAAATGATTTAGAATACGATTACTTACAAGAAATTCTAGAAATTCTTGTATCTTTTGGTTTGCCGTCTTTTCCAAAAATTTTCGATATAAGACCTATTTTGGAAAAAATAAAAAACAATTCTATTCTCAATGTCGACGAAATTTACCAGTTAAGAAACTTCTTCCTAACTGTTGAAGATATTAAAAAGAACTTCAAAAGTACAAGGTACAAGTTCTCTTTTTATATATCCAACTTATCTAATTATTCGCTATTATTAAACGAAATTGACAGAATATTTGATGAAAACGGTAAAATAAAAGATAGTGCATCAACTACTCTTTTAAATATAAGAAAAAACATAAAAAATTTACACTTAGAAATTAGAAAAAAAATTGACTCGTTTGCGACAAAAAATAGCAATTACCTGCAGGATCAAATCTACACAATAAGAAATGACAGATATGTTTTTCTTCTGAAATCAAACGCAAGATCTAAATTTCAAGGAGTAGTTCATGGTTCATCTTCTTCTGGAGCAACTTTATTTTTTGAACCACAAGAATTTATTTACTTAAATGATAGAATTCAAATATTGAAAAGCGAGGAAAAAATCGAAATTGACAAAATTCTAAGAGGATTAACAACAAAAATATATGAAAAATACAATAACATAATGAAAGATATAAAAATAGTTGGTCACTTTGACTCGTTGCTTGCTAGAGCAAAATATGCGAAAAACAACAAAGGAATTGTTGTAAAACCTGACGGGAATTATTTAAAATTAGTTAATGCAAGACATCCACTAATTGAGAAAGAAAAAGTTGTTCCAATAACAATAGACTTACCACAAGATAAAAAAGGATTAATAATTACAGGGCCTAATACTGGTGGAAAAACTGTGACATTAAAAACTATTTCCTTGTTTGTATTTATGGCACAAAAAGCTTTTCCAATTTTGGCGGAAACTGGCACTAGAATCCCAAATCTCAAATTATTTTTAGACATCGGTGATGCTCAGAATGTAGTCGAAAATCTCAGCACTTTCTCCTCCCACATTTTAAGAATTGTCCATGCTTTAAAAAATGCTGATGAAAACTCATTAGTTATCATTGATGAACTCGGTTCAGGTACGGATCCTTTTGAAGGAAGCGCATTAGCTCTAAGTATTATTGAAGAATTACTTGAAAAAAACACTAAATTTATAATTACAACTCACTTAACCAGCGTCAAACTCTATGCGATGGAACACAATGAAATTTTAACAGCTTCAATGGAATTTGATATTGATACCCTTAAACCAACATATAAAGTGCTTCTAAACACTCCAGGAGCTTCACACGCATTTGAAATTTCAAAAAAATTAGGATTATCTGATAAAATTATAAATCGCGCTGAAAGATTTCTTTCTCAAGATCACCTGAAAATTGAAAATTTAATTAAAAGTTTAAATTCCAAAGTCAGTGAACTTGAAAAGAAAAAAGAAGCTCTAGAAAAATTATTAAAAGAATACGAAATACTAAAAGAAAATTATGAAAAAAAGTATAATATTTTGAAAGTTAAAAAAATCGAAGAACTAGATGATGAAATCAAAAGTCTTTACAAAGAAATTAGAAGTGCAAAGAAACATCTTCAATTAGCAATGCATAGTATTAAAACAAAAAGTGAAAATTTATTAAAAAAACGTCTTAAAATTTTAGAAAAAACTCAAAATAATTTCAAAAAGCTTGAAGATGTGATCGATGAATTAAAAAATCCGTCTCCACCTGAAGAACTTCACGTAGGTATGTATGTAAAATTAAAAGACGGTACTGCTATAGGTAAAATAATAGAGCAACGTTCCGAAAATAAATTTTTAGTTGATTTTAACGGTTTAAAAGTTGAAATCAAAAAAAATAAACTTGTACCAACCACCCCACCAACTGAAGATATATTCCAACCTACGATTATACCTTCAAAAATATTAGATAAAAACGAAATAGATTTGCGTGGAAAAACTGTCGAAGAAGCTTTAGAACTACTGGACAAATTTATTGATGATTTGATTCTTTCTGATTTCAAATACGGATATATCATTCATGGAAAAGGAACTGGTAGCTTAGCCTCAAATGTTTGGAACTATCTCCGTAAAGATGATAGAGTAAAAAATTATAGATTTGGAAGACCAAGCGAAGGTGGTATTGGAGTAACTTATATTGAAGTATAA
- a CDS encoding carboxymuconolactone decarboxylase family protein, whose product MKLNEFKKFRERMNNVILQKGTLNTKRFFNLDGNVYKKGVLDEKTKELMGLVASMVLRCDDCITYHIIRCIQLGVTDEEFFEAFDIALIVGGSIVIPHLRRAVNLLEEIREMQTNGKDVSI is encoded by the coding sequence ATGAAATTAAATGAATTTAAAAAATTCAGAGAAAGAATGAATAATGTTATTTTGCAAAAAGGAACTTTAAATACAAAACGCTTTTTTAATCTAGATGGAAATGTATATAAAAAAGGAGTTTTAGATGAAAAAACAAAAGAACTAATGGGACTAGTTGCTTCAATGGTTTTAAGATGCGATGATTGTATTACTTACCACATTATTAGATGCATCCAATTAGGAGTAACAGACGAGGAGTTTTTTGAAGCATTTGACATAGCATTAATAGTTGGCGGTTCGATTGTTATTCCACATTTACGAAGAGCAGTTAATTTACTTGAGGAAATCAGGGAGATGCAAACCAATGGCAAAGATGTTTCTATTTGA
- a CDS encoding inorganic phosphate transporter has protein sequence MFLLILAFVVGFGMAFSIGANDVANSMSTAVGAKAITPKQAVLIASILEFLGAVLFGAHVTKTIAKGIVNLDKIADTNLILIGAFSALIASTIWILIATYWGMPVSTTHSIVGGMIGFGLAAGGFNVINWFTMLKIVFTWISSPLIGGAFAFVIFKFISWSILHRKHPAKAAKYVAPILLGLAFYTIAVLFVVKTMKKNFVFGNYIGTIIGFTVFVISLLILKKIKSNGNEYTIVEKVFKNAQIVTSCYVSFSHGANDVANAVGPLALIYIILTTQSFGGEISIPKYILALGGLGISLGVATLGHKVMKTVGEDITELNNSRGFSIDFATATTVLVASTFGMPISTTHTVVGAVSGVGFARGLEVVNVGILKNIIISWFVTVPFAAFVSGMLFLIIS, from the coding sequence ATGTTCTTACTTATCCTCGCATTTGTAGTTGGATTTGGAATGGCTTTTTCAATTGGAGCAAATGATGTGGCAAACAGTATGTCAACTGCTGTTGGTGCAAAAGCCATTACCCCCAAACAAGCTGTTTTAATCGCCTCGATTTTAGAATTTCTTGGAGCAGTTTTATTCGGCGCTCATGTTACAAAAACAATTGCTAAAGGTATAGTAAATTTAGATAAAATTGCTGATACCAATCTAATATTGATTGGCGCATTTTCTGCTTTGATTGCTTCTACAATTTGGATCTTAATAGCTACTTATTGGGGAATGCCAGTTTCAACAACTCATTCTATTGTCGGCGGAATGATAGGTTTTGGACTTGCTGCAGGTGGATTTAATGTTATTAACTGGTTCACAATGTTAAAAATTGTTTTTACTTGGATTAGTTCCCCACTCATTGGTGGCGCTTTTGCTTTTGTAATATTCAAATTTATTTCTTGGTCAATTCTACATAGAAAGCATCCGGCGAAAGCTGCTAAATACGTTGCACCAATCCTTTTAGGACTTGCATTTTATACAATTGCCGTTTTGTTTGTTGTAAAAACAATGAAGAAAAATTTCGTATTTGGTAACTATATTGGTACTATAATAGGCTTTACAGTATTTGTAATTTCATTACTCATCCTCAAAAAAATTAAATCTAACGGAAATGAATATACTATTGTAGAAAAAGTATTTAAAAACGCTCAAATAGTTACTTCTTGCTATGTTAGTTTTTCACATGGTGCAAATGATGTTGCAAATGCTGTGGGACCACTTGCACTTATATATATCATTCTAACAACTCAATCTTTTGGAGGAGAAATATCAATACCAAAGTATATTCTTGCTCTAGGAGGGTTAGGAATATCTTTAGGTGTAGCTACTTTAGGACATAAAGTAATGAAAACAGTTGGTGAGGATATAACTGAATTAAATAATTCTAGAGGTTTTTCAATTGACTTTGCTACTGCAACAACTGTTTTAGTTGCTTCTACATTTGGCATGCCAATTTCCACAACCCACACTGTTGTTGGAGCTGTATCCGGTGTCGGATTTGCAAGAGGATTAGAAGTTGTCAATGTTGGAATACTTAAAAACATCATAATTTCTTGGTTTGTTACTGTTCCTTTCGCTGCTTTTGTAAGTGGAATGTTATTTTTAATCATTTCTTGA